Genomic DNA from Hordeum vulgare subsp. vulgare chromosome 2H, MorexV3_pseudomolecules_assembly, whole genome shotgun sequence:
CATGAACAACTTCTGAACTGTATGCCATTGTTATATGTACAGCTTATGAAGTGCTTGGATTACAAAAAGAGGCCGCATTGTTATATGCACATCATCATATTATCGAAGTTCAAACAGAATGGAACACCGAAACATGCACAAACTTTCGAGATTGGACATCTTGATAGCAAGCACGCTACCCGCTTGCTCGCCGGGGCGACGCACGAACGTTGAGCGGGCCATCCATTTTGAGCGTGAGCATGGGGCGATACCCCACCGTCGACTCGCCCTCCCACATCTCAAACCTGAAGAGGTAGAGAAGAACTGCCGCAAATATCTTCATCTGCCTATACGCAAACTCCTTCCCCAAGCAGATCCGAGGCCCCGCCTATGCCAGACACCACGACAAACGTAAACGTCACGTGAATATGGATAGCTCTGTACGGTTCAGGTCGTAGTCTGGTCCTGTGATGATTTGGTTACGCGTGCTCACCTGGAAGGCCGTGAACTTGTAGGGGCTCTCCGGGACGAACACGCCGTCGCCGTCGAGCCACCTCTCCGGCCTGAACTCCTCGGCGTCGTCGCCCCACAGGAACTTCATCCTGCCCATCGGGTACGGCTGGTAGTTCACCATGTCCCCTTTCCTCACGGCGTGCCCGTCCGGCAGCGTGTCATCCGAGAAGCAGTACTTGACATCCTACACCAACAAAACCATACTGATGGTGACGCCCGGTCCACACAGCACAGAAGTAGATTACTTATAATGCGCTAGGGGTAGGGATCGGGTGAGCTGACTCACGATGGGCACAGCCGGGTACAGCCGGAGGGTCTCCGTCAGCGCGGCGTGGAGGTACGGCATGTTGCTGATGGCGTCTTCTGTGAGGCACGCCGTGAGTTCTTGCGCGCCGACGTGCCGGTCGCCGGTGGTGGCCTCCCGCACCTCCCTCGCGATCTTGTCCTGGATGCGCTGCTTGCTGCACAGCACGTAGAGGAACCACGACAGCGTCCCCGCCGACGTGTCGCGGCCGGCGATCACGAAGTTGAGTATGATGTCCCGGAGGTACTTGTTGTCGAAGCAGCCGGGGTCTTTCTCCCTCTCCAGCAGGAACCTCGACAGGATGTCCTCTTTCTTGGCCTGCCAAGTCAGCAAATGTCACGACGCCAGATTTGCTGCTGCCACCTACCAGGCGGCGGCGCAATTTAGTGTTTGCAAGAGGGAAAAGCTTACGAATTCTTGTTGATCTCTGCCCATCTGCTCCATCTTCTTGTCGATGACGGCGTACACGAAGTCGTTGATGGTGCGCACCGACCGCTTCATGGCGGCCTCCGACGAGACGTTGAGCAGCCTCTTGGCCTTCCAGAGCGGGTCGAAGAACCTGTACAGCACCTGCTCGTTGGCGTCGTCGAAGGCCCTGGCGAACGCCGCGCTCTCCTGGCTGGACCCGGAGAGCGCGCCCAGGCTGACCCCGAACCCGATGGTGAAGATCGAGTCCAGCGTCGACCGCATGAACAGGTCCTGCATGTCAGCCCTctccccggcggcggcggcggcggccacgaTGCCCGCGAGCTGGGCGGCCGTGTCGCGGAACACGCCGCTGCTGTACTCGCGGAGCACCCGGGTGGAGAACTCGAAGCTCGCGACCTTGCGCTGGTGCCGCCACATGGCGCCGTCGACGTTGAAGATGCCGTCGCCGAGGAGGTC
This window encodes:
- the LOC123430633 gene encoding cytochrome P450 704C1-like, translating into MGSPLSQQPTLLALSLLLLALYLARHALLGKRRKYPPVAGTMLHQLFNFGRLAEYQTELSQRYRTFRMLTPTCNYVYTVEPANVEYILRTNFANYGKGTMTHDVLEDLLGDGIFNVDGAMWRHQRKVASFEFSTRVLREYSSGVFRDTAAQLAGIVAAAAAAGERADMQDLFMRSTLDSIFTIGFGVSLGALSGSSQESAAFARAFDDANEQVLYRFFDPLWKAKRLLNVSSEAAMKRSVRTINDFVYAVIDKKMEQMGRDQQEFAKKEDILSRFLLEREKDPGCFDNKYLRDIILNFVIAGRDTSAGTLSWFLYVLCSKQRIQDKIAREVREATTGDRHVGAQELTACLTEDAISNMPYLHAALTETLRLYPAVPIDVKYCFSDDTLPDGHAVRKGDMVNYQPYPMGRMKFLWGDDAEEFRPERWLDGDGVFVPESPYKFTAFQAGPRICLGKEFAYRQMKIFAAVLLYLFRFEMWEGESTVGYRPMLTLKMDGPLNVRASPRRASG